Proteins from a single region of Plasmodium brasilianum strain Bolivian I chromosome 13, whole genome shotgun sequence:
- a CDS encoding hypothetical protein (conserved Plasmodium protein) translates to MAYAKGITLHSLSENNLSLENITENTLRERQKKKFLQKYESNREDILRKIKNSLREKEPIIPTRDKLHQVLAQDKPGVISAHTNDNSFYEQVNALFETYR, encoded by the exons atggcTTATGCAAAAGGAATAACATTGCATTCATTAtcagaaaataatttaagtttAGAAAATATTACAGAAAATACTTTACGagaaagacaaaaaaaaaaatttctacaAAAGTACGAGAGTAACAGAGAAG atattctgagaaaaataaaaaatagtttaaGAGAAAAGGAACCAATTATACCAACTAGAGATAAACTTCATCAAGTGTTGGCGCAAGATAAACCTGGAGTCATTTCCGCGCATACAAAtgataattcattttatgaaCAAGTTAATGCGTTATTCGAAACATACAGGTAA
- a CDS encoding FANCJ-like helicase produces the protein MNKVEQKIHKRYKIVKKEEVNNRYTINDIEVYFPYELYDCQYNYMLSVLNALKKKENAILESPTGTGKTLCLLCASISYLVDVLEKKGYFSENINISENNKNVSFEFKENNNNEESPNKIVKTDFPKIIYASRTHSQLKQVIKELKNVYFIKNNEKYKLLTTILGSRDQLCVHNINYTYKGTLLNNMCKRTRKSGECTYHNGLKHLYKIKHLFTTPMDVEALNEIGKGNSVGQNIHFCPFYATREIQNECHVILLPYNYLFEESTRKILKLDLENCIIIIDEGHNIENVAEDAVSFKIRDSDLNIFLEAIKATLTILDKVNDVDKEAKEKINVDELFILNRSIIGLITWLNNEKLEKNERKKIKEKHKTYEGKHIFEIFQNNSINITKENFENFNTLLTSMVELLNKYMNDFKLSQMDIKNVNRYISSIDSIRKSLGILFSDIVSNCIEYFQLYINEEKVPYTECSDVNKVFDNMKKFSKNKTKIMYDQQNFTMCKNISLLCFSATASLCGIIKEKVNSIIVTSGTLSPIEPFSKQLSGNYFSFKHILENDHVIKSHQLFVGCMTHYNNQILLSTYENRTNENYIRALGNCIFDIIICIPFGVLIFFSSYSSMTETVNVWKRMKIFDKINSYKKIFVEPNKANDLKDILTEGKISEGIDFKDDCCRGVIICGLPYGNIYDSKIIFKKEFLDNFNYDSTTNKDLTTPSTTDSISSYNTVSSKGNKWYNEEAMRSINQSIGRVIRHKNDYGSIFFLDSRFSNSQRIKEISKWVRTHFRVYRDIEQIQSDIDKFFELFKGMNNRMMENNDSSTDNKDMHSSNNGNNSNNTNCANNNIGNSNSNKEKGEEYDKNSALGKIGKNFQDCYIKNEKTNKNKHDFSQSKFVFNPSKKMKNQPKILSMIQNITKGKNQEKSIYIDNDNNNHGANHNDNHNDNHIDKEQNIFKAHEQENTSKLDSAKSLISSFREILSKEIYDKFFELIKDTKKKSNENKYEILINNILGLVVQNFVEVKKGEKVKQPGDEDVDVLVDGAAFQGKDEKQKTRVVFNDIMNDQQLKDIWQMLIRLINNFFPAKEKEKCFFILQKIFKERANNFNELENYVYNYRLEKIEII, from the exons atgaataagGTAGAGCAAAAAATTCATAAGAGATACAAAATAGTAAAGAAGGAAGAAGTGAATAACCGATATACCATTAACGATATAGAAGTGTATTTTCCGTACGAATTGTATGATTgtcaatataattatatgctAAGTGTATTAAAtgccttaaaaaaaaaagaaaatgcaaTTTTAGAATCACCTACAGGGACAGGAAAGACGTTATGTTTGCTTTGTGCAAGTATAAGTTACTTAGTTGAtgttttagaaaaaaaagggtatttttcggaaaatataaatatcagtgaaaataataaaaatgtatcatTTGAatttaaggaaaataataataatgaagaaagtccaaataaaatagtaaagactgattttccaaaaattatatatgcatcTAGAACCCATAGTCAGTTAAAGCAagtaataaaagaattaaaaaatgtgtattttataaaaaataatgaaaagtataaattattaacaacTATATTAGGTTCAAGAGATCAGTTATGtgttcataatattaattatacatataaaggaacattgttaaataatatgtgTAAGAGAACAAGGAAAAGTGGGGAATGTACATATCACAATGGATTGaagcatttatataaaataaaacatttatttacTACTCCAATGGATGTAGAGGCCTTAAATGAAATAGGAAAAGGAAATTCTGTTGGACagaatattcatttttgtcCATTCTATGCAACTCGAGAAATTCAAAATGAATGtcatgtaattttattaccTTATAATTATCTCTTTGAAGAAAGTACTAGGAAGATATTAAAATTGGACTTGGAGAATTGTATCATAATAATAGATGAAGGACACAACATTGAAAACGTTGCAGAAGATGCTGTGTCGTTTAAAATTAGAGATTCAGATTTgaacatatttttagaaGCAATAAAAGCTACATTGACAATACTGGACAAGGTGAATGATGTCGATAAAGAAGcgaaagagaaaataaatgtaGATGAATTGTTCATATTGAATAGAAGTATAATAGGTTTAATTACGTGGTTaaacaatgaaaaattagaaaaaaatgaaagaaaaaaaattaaagaaaaacataaaacatatgaaggaaaacatatatttgaaatatttcaaaataatagtataaatataaccAAGGAAAATttcgaaaattttaatactttATTAACTTCTATGGTTGAActgttaaataaatatatgaacgaTTTCAAATTATCCCAAAtggatattaaaaatgttaatagatatatatccTCAATAGATAGTATAAGAAAATCGTTGGGTATACTGTTTAGTGATATTGTAAGTAATTGTATAGAATATTTTCaactatatattaatgaggAAAAAGTGCCTTACACCGAATGTAGTGATGTAAATAAAGTATTTGACAATATGAAGAAATtctctaaaaataaaacaaaaattatgtacGATCAACAGAATTTTACCatgtgtaaaaatatatcattattatgtttttctgCTACAGCTAGTTTATGTGgaataattaaagaaaaagttaATTCTATTATTGTAACCTCAGGTACTTTATCACCTATTGAACCATTTTCCAAACAGCTAAGTGGTAattacttttcttttaaacatattttagaaaatgaTCATGTTATTAAATCACATCAGCTGTTTGTTGGATGTATGACTCATTATAACAATCAAATTTTACTGTCAACATATGAAAATAGGactaatgaaaattatataagagCATTAGGTAATTGTATAtttgatattattatatgcataccGTTTGGggtgttaatatttttttcttcctacAGCTCAATGACTGAAACAGTGAATGTATGGAAGAGGATGaaaatttttgataaaataaattcatacaAAAAGATATTTGTGGAACCAAATAAAGCAAACGATTTGAAAGATATTTTGACTGA AGGTAAAATATCAGAAGGCATTGATTTTAAAGATGACTGTTGTAGGGGGGTTATAATATGTGGCCTCCCATATGGCAATATATAtgatagtaaaataatatttaaaaaagaatttttggataattttaattacgATTCGACCACAAATAAAGATCTTACTACTCCTTCTACCACTGATTCGATTAGTTCATACAATACTGTGTCGTCTAAAGGAAATAAGTGGTATAATGAAGAAGCTATGAGATCTATTAACCAATCCATAGGCAGAGTTATAAGGcataaaaatgattatggttcaatatttttcttgGATTCCAGATTTTCAAATAGTCAAAGAATTAAAGAAATTTCAAAATGGGTTAGGACTCATTTTCGTGTTTATAGAGATATTGAACAAATACAAAGTGATattgataaattttttgaattattcaAAGGGATGAACAACCGAATGATGGAGAATAACGACAGCTCGACGGATAATAAGGACATGCATAGTAGTAACaatggtaataatagtaacaacacGAACTGTgccaataataatattggtaacagtaatagtaataaggAGAAGGGGGAAGAGTACGATAAAAATAGTGCTCTGggaaaaataggaaaaaattttcaagattgttatattaaaaatgaaaaaacgaataaaaataaacatgacTTTTCTCAAagtaaatttgtttttaacccttccaaaaaaatgaaaaatcaaCCTAAAATTCTTAGCATGatacaaaatataacgaAGGGGAAAAACCAGGAAAAAAGTATTTACATAGACaacgataataataatcatgGTGCCAATCATAATGACAATCATAATGATAATCATATTGATAAGGagcaaaatattttcaaagcACATGAACAAGAAAACACCTCCAAGTTAGACAGCGCCAAGTCGCTCATTTCATCCTTTAGGGAAATTTTATCGAAAGAGATATACGACAAATTTTTCGAGCTTATCAAAgatacaaagaaaaaaagtaacgaaaataaatatgagatattaataaataacataCTTGGGTTGGTCGTTCAGAATTTTGttgaagtaaaaaaaggggaaaaagtaaaacagCCAGGGGATGAAGATGTAGATGTACTTGTAGATGGGGCCGCATTCCAAGGGAAGgatgaaaaacaaaagacACGCGTAgtttttaatgatattatgAATGATCAACAGTTGAAAGATATATGGCAAATGCTAATTAGACTGATTAACAACTTTTTCCcagcaaaagaaaaagaaaaatgcttttttattcttcaaAAGATATTTAAGGAAAGGGCaaacaattttaatgaattagAGAACTATGTGTACAATTACAGGCTAGAAAAAATTGAGATTATCTAA
- a CDS encoding 40S ribosomal protein S8e, with protein MGISRDGRHKLRLTGGKKKIHKKKRKYELGRPPSNTKLGSRQVHVVRGRGRNYKFRAIKLDSGSFSWSSFGISKITRIIDVVYNASNNELVRTKTLVKNCIVLIDSHPFTTWYENTFGVTLGKKKKVRSDEDIKEENKADTEENEENNNEKKDEKTKSYSVIKKIGKSKQIDPALLEQFKQGRVLACISSRPGQCGKADGYIIEGDELLFYKRKMDKKKRN; from the exons ATGGGTATTAGCAGAGATGGTCGACATAAACTTCGCTTAACTggtgggaaaaaaaaaattcacaaaaaaaagagaaaatatgaattagGTAGACCACCATCAAATACCAAGTTAGGCAGTAGACAAGTTCATGTTGTTAGAGGAAGAGGAAGGAATTACAAATTTCGTGCAATTAAGTTGGATTCTGGTAGTTTTTCTTGGTCTAGCTTCGGAATATCCAAAATAACTAGAATTATTGATGTTGTTTATAATGCATCAAATAATGAACTTGTCAGAACAAAAACAttagtaaaaaattgtattgtTTTGATAGATTCTCATCCTTTTACGACTTG GTACGAAAATACATTTGGTGTTACACTTGGAAAGAAGAAGAAGGTAAGATCTGACGAAGATATTAAAGAGGAGAATAAAGCTGATACTGAAgagaatgaagaaaataataacgaaaaaaaagacgaaaaaacaaaatcatattcagtaattaaaaaaataggaaaatcAAAGCAAATAGATCCAGCATTACTTGAACAATTTAAGCAAGGAAGAGTTTTAGCATGTATTAGTAGCAGACCAGGTCAGTGTGGTAAAGCTGATGGATATATAATTGAAGGAGATGaattgttattttataagcGTAAAATggacaagaaaaaaagaaactaa
- a CDS encoding hypothetical protein (conserved Plasmodium protein), which translates to MYKITSQIQKRLFRQNFNITSKGITQMGGSENIDNNNKNINSGSNSSSGNNGNSRDGNEENEAGTTIKGANNDEKDNICHNIDLKSDNITSGLSNIILHCDDELEFEINKMIERNVVYLNLKNHDEKVRKNNTNNSNNKTIKRIKKDKNKSKKNFKNSELKQLTQAGKDLEKKMLDEISERRKKNKIKKEQKKAKKLEGELKVGNMTVIKDITKIRKKDKKAKNKIYKLSSDVIHKILKRK; encoded by the coding sequence atgtacaaaataaCTTCACAAATTCAAAAGCGCTTGTTCAGGCagaattttaatataaccTCGAAAGGGATAACACAAATGGGCGGTAGTGAAAATATTgacaacaataataaaaatattaacagtgGTAGCAATAGCAGCAGTGGTAACAATGGCAACAGTAGGGATGGTAATGAGGAAAATGAAGCAGGAACAACAATTAAAGGGGCTAATAATGACGAAAAGGATAATATTTGTCATAATATAGATTTAAAATCAGATAATATAACTAGTGGGTTAAGCAATATTATTCTTCATTGTGATGATGAATTGGAGTtcgaaataaataaaatgattgaAAGAAAtgttgtatatttaaatttaaaaaatcatgATGAAAAAGTtcgtaaaaataatactaataatagtaacaataaaacaataaaacgaataaaaaaagataaaaataagagtaaaaaaaattttaaaaacagtGAATTAAAACAATTAACACAAGCAGGAAAAGacttggaaaaaaaaatgctagATGAAATTAgtgaaagaagaaaaaaaaataaaataaaaaaagaacagaAAAAGGCTAAAAAACTAGAAGGAGAATTAAAAGTGGGAAATATGACTGTCATTAAagatattacaaaaattcgaaaaaaggataaaaaagccaaaaataaaatttataaattgtCATCTGACGtgatacataaaattttaaaaaggaaataa